From Lewinellaceae bacterium:
GACATCACAATGCTTTAACCCAGTTAAATTAGAGATTGTAGATCACATCCAGGATGGACCTGGAGAACACATCCATCAGGAAAATGATCGACGCCAGAATAATAGAAGCTACCAGAACCACTACTGTACTGCTCTGCAGGTTAGCCATGGTGGGCCAGGTCACCTTATGGACCAGCTCATTGTAGCTTTCGATGATGTACAATTTCAATCTTTCCATCTCAAATTCTTGTTGGTGCGGCAGGCCAGCTTCTGCGCCCTCCCTCACCGGTGATAAGCACGGGCAGGCAATTTCCTGAGTCATTTCCTGCCGTTAACCAGCACGGGCAGGAGGACTTGAACCCCCAGCCTACGGTTTTGGAGACCGTCGCTCTACCAGTTGAGCTATGCCCGTATGTATATGATGAAAAGATTAGGCATAATTATGCCTAACCTTTTCATCTATAAATGGTATAGTTCGTGTTAGTCCAGAATCTCAGTAACCTGCCCGGCGCCAACCGTACGGCCGCCCTCGCGAATAGCAAAACGGAGGCCTTTTTCCATAGCGATCGTATTGATCAGTTTCACTTCCAGTGAAACGTTGTCACCCGGCATAACCATTTCCACGCCGGAAGGCAGAGCCACATCACCGGTCACGTCGGTAGTACGGAAGTAAAACTGCGGGCGATAGCCGTTGAAGAATGGAGTATGGCGGCCGCCTTCTTCCTTAGACAGGACGTATACCTCGCACTTGAAGTGTTTGTGCGGCGTCACAGAGCCCGGAGCGCAGATTACCTGGCCGCGCTTGATGTCGTCCTTGTCGATACCGCGCAGCAACAGGCCGGCGTTATCGCCAGCTTCGCCGCGGTCGAGGATTTTGCGGAACATTTCCACACCGGTGATAACTGATTTCAGCGGTTTTTCGCCTTCCGGCATCATACCGATGATTTCAACGCCTTCACCTGTTTTGATCACACCGCGCTCGATACGGCCGGTAGCAACTGTTCCGCGGCCGGTAATGGAAAACACATCCTCGACCGGCATGAGGAACGGCTGGTCAACCAGGCGCTCCGGCTGGGGGATGTCTTTGTCTACAGCATCCATGAGGTCGTGGATGGATTTAACAGCAGCCGCGTCGCCTTCCAGGGCCTTGAGGGCAGAACCTTGGATCACGGAGGCGTTGTCGCCGTCAAACTCATACTGGTCGAGCAGTTCGCGAACTTCCATTTCCACCAGTTCGAGCATCTCCGGGTCATCAACCAGGTCGACCTTGTTCATATAAACAACGATCTTGGGCACGCCAACCTGGCGGGCCAGCAGAATGTGCTCGCGCGTCTGGGGCATAGGGCCGTCAGTAGCAGCAACCACCAGGATAGCGCCGTCCATCTGAGCAGCACCCGTAACCATGTTCTTTACGTAGTCAGCGTGGCCAGGGCAGTCAACGTGCGCGTAGTGGCGATTTTTTGTCTCGTATTCCACGTGAGCCGTATTGATGGTAATGCCCCGTTCTTTCTCTTCCGGAGCAGCATCAATAGAGTCATACGAGGTGCTCTTTGCAAGTCCATCTATAGAAAGGACGTAAGTAATTGCCGCAGTAAGAGTAGTCTTACCGTGGTCCACGTGGCCAATTGTTCCCACGTTGAGGTGCGGTTTGGTCCTTTCGAATGTTTCCTTAGCCATCGGTAATCAAATTTTTTTAATATGAAATTCTTGTGGTTAAACAAAGTGCTGAACAATATGTGAGCCAATGTGGGGATTTGAACCCCAGACCCCTTCCTTACCATGGAAGTGCTCTACCCCTGAGCTACATTGGCTTGGCATTCAGCCGGGCTCCAAGCTAACTTAAGCTCAATGTAAGCCCATGAACGGGCTCTTATTGCCCATTTTTTTTTTCAGAGCGGGCGACGAGACTCGAACCCGCGACCCTCAGCTTGGAAGGCTGATGCTCTACCAACTGAGCTACGCCCGCTTTTATCCGCCCAAGCTTTGTCGAAGGCGGATTTTGTCCAGCCATTCCTGCAGCTAAAAGCGAATGAATAGGCCCACCTTCGCTAAAGCTTCGGCGGGCGGTGTGGGGGTGATAGGATTCGAACCTATTCAGTCAGAGACACCAGATTTACAGTCTGGCCCGGCTCTCCCACTCCGGCGCACCCCCGGGAATGAAACTTTATTTCAAATGCATGTTGCTTCTTTAAGCAATATTGAGGCTCGCTTTTTGAGCCGGCAGAGGGATTATTCCGCTACGATCCATGCACTTCGTGCTCGAACCCCTCCCGCTAAATTTCAATACCGGCTGTTCTAAGCCAAATTTAGCGGGACTGATTATCCCGCTTTTTGAGCCAGCAGAGGGATTCGAACCCCCGACCCGCTGATTACAAATCAGCTGCTCTGGCCAACTGAGCTATGCTGGCTTGATATAATTCAGCGGTATTTCAACTTGCCTTCCTGACTCAGATTTCCAACAGCAGTCTCAAAAAGCGGGACTGCTCTGGCTCCCGCTTCTAAAAGCGGGAAGCTATGCTGGCTTGATATAATTCAGCGGTATTTCAATCCTGCCGGTTTTTAAAGTTATTTCCTCCAAAACCCGGACAAGTTAAGGCTAACGCTCTGGAAAAAGTTCCTTAAAACCTGTTACGGCAACATCTTTTCATCGAAAGTAAGAAGCCAGTAATTACAGGCATTTCAAATGGGCCTCAAGATCATTTTCTCAAAGCGATTGCAAAGATAGAACATTTTGACAAAAGAAAAAATAGTGCTATTCTTTTTTCGCCTTTTTTTTGAGGCGGTGCAAAATAAGAAAGAATTCGCTATCCTCCCAGAAGAAACGAGGACAAAACACAAAAACAAGCTCCCTTGCCGGGCCCGGCAAGGGAGCATTGAAGTTTTGCATTTCACCCACCCAAAACTGCAAGGATTAATCCTTGCGCAGTCGTTCCTTATACTTAATGAGTTGCCGTTTTAAAGCGGAAGTGGCGCCGTCGACGGAGGCTTCGAAGGTTTTGCTGGCCTCCTTGGCGATCAATTGTTCGCCCGGCACGCTGAGCCGCACTTCGGCGATCTTATCCCTGATTTGTCCGGAGTTCTCCAATTTGAGCGTCACTCTGGCTTCGATGATCCGGTCGAAAAACTGGTCCATCTTATTGAGCCTCTTTTCGATATACTCGATGAGCTTTTGGTCTGCTTTGAACTGAACAGATTCGGTGTGAACTCTCATAATCTTTCCTTTTTGGTGAATTAACAATTAGGTTGAGGAATGGCGGCTGGCGCTAATCATTATCCTGGCCAGCCTTCGGGTGGGCTTTATGGTATACTTGTTTTAGCCGTTCGATCGAATTGTGGGTATACACCTGGGTAGAGGCGAGGCTGGAATGGCCCAGCAGCGCCTTGATGGCGTTCAGGTCCGCGCCGTTTTCCGATAAGTGGGTGGCGAAGGAATGCCTCAGGGCATGAGGGCCCCGCTTGTCGTTGCTGGTTACCAGAGAGAGGTATTTATGAACGACGTTGTACATAAACTTGGGATACAAAGGCTTTCCTTTATCCGTAAGGAAAAACCTGGTGTGATCCGGGCCGGGGAAAGCCTCTTCCCTGTCGGCCAGATAAGCTTTCACATTATCGGCCAATGCTTTGCTGACCGGCACCAGGCGTTCTTTGCTTCCCTTTCCCAGAATGCGGATTTGCAAGTTGTGAAAATCAATGTCTTTCAGCTCAAGGGCAATGGCCTCCGAACGCCGCATGCCGGTAGCGTACAGCAATTCCAGGATCATTCGGTCTCTCGACCCGCTGTAGCCGTCCTCAAATGTTACCTGCTGGAAGAGTTGGCCCAGTTCCGATTTTTTAAGGTTGCCGGGCAGGCGCTTGCCCACTTTGGGGGCGGAGGCCTTGGCGGTAGGATCGGCTTGGAGGAAGCCCCTGCGGATGAGGAACCTGAAATAAGCCTTCAGGGTTGAGAGCTTGCGGTTGGCCGTGCGGGCAGAGCGCCCCCCGGCCATGAGGTGAACCATCCAGGACCTGACATGAGAATGCCCCACTTCCATTACGGAAGCGAGGCCCAGTTCTTCTTTTATAAATTCCAGGAACTGCTCCAGGTCTTTCCGGTAAGCAGTGATGGTATGTGGCGAGAATCTTTTCTCGTATTGTAGATATTGCAGGAAGGATTTTTCTCTCATTCCCTGTTTTAAATTGTCATGGAGAAACTTACCCCTACAAGGTAAACAGAAAAGGAGAGATTGTCAACCTGTATTATCCCATTTCTACCTGCTTCTTTTGGCGGTATACGGCCTTGAGCTTTTCGTTCCTGCGGCGCACGGAAGGTTTGTTGTACTGTTTGCGGTCGCGCAGCTCCCGCATGACGCCGGCGCGGTTGTACTTGAGTTTGTACTTTTTCAGCGCTCTTTCAATAGATTCGTTTTCGGAAACGTCTACGATGATCATGGTTCAGCTTATTTATTTGTTTTTAGCCTGCAAAGGTAAATAACTTTTATATTTTGTGCTCGACTTTTTTGAGCTGTTTTATGGATGCCGCCCCTAACGAGGAACCCCTGGCGGCGGCATCCATAAAACAGCTCCGCAGCCCAATCGAAAACTTATGTCGAAAGAAAAAAAGGACAAAAATTTCATCAAAAAGCCTATCTATGAAGGAGGGCCGAGAGCTTTGAAGGCTTTTATCGGGAAAAACCTGCGCTACCCCAAGGAGGCGCTAAAAGAGAAAATAGAAGGCACCGTGGCGCTAAAGTATTCCATCGATTACAAAGGCAATGTGGTGGATGCCAAGGTCATTTCCGGCCTGGGCCATGGGTGCGACGAGGAGGCCGTGCGCCTGGCCCGGATGCTTAAGTTTGAAGTTCCCAGGACGAGAGGGATGAAAGTCCTCTTTCACAAGGATATAAAAATCCATTTTCGGCTGCCGAAACAAAAACCTCAGCCGGCAAAGAAAGCGCCTGCCCCCACTGTGCAATATTCCTATACCGAGAAGAAAAAGGGAAAGCCAGATGAGGCCCCTCCGAATAAGGAGGAGGGCGGGTATTCCTATACTGTTACCTTTTAAAGCAAGTATTAATTGAGGGTAGGCGTAATGGCAGCTCAGAGCCATCATCCACCTCCTAATCCCCGCCAGCGGGGGATATTTCCAAAAAGGGCGGCTGTTTCCGATCGGAAACAGCCGCCCTTTTATAATTTTTACAAAAGAAGGGATTTTAATTCATATCCCAGAAAACCTTAGTCGTCAAATCATCGCCACCGATGGCGGCGGCAGCGGCTTCCACGCTTTCCCCATTCAGCGAAAATTCTGTGACAGGGTAGGTGAAGCGCGTGGGCGGCAAAGTGCCTACGTCCTGTGCAATATTCAGCGTAGGAGCATCGTAGACCCTCCAGGTAGTCCAGGCTTCAAACCCGCGGTTGTACATAGCCAGCCACTTTTGCAGGGCGATCTTTTGCTTCCAGCCGCCAGCAGCTGTAGCGTAGGCTACGCTGGCCTGAGCCAGGTAGTCATTGGCTTCCGCTTCGGTTCCGCCCCATTCCAGGATAGAATTCATGATGCCCTGGTTGTAGAAAGCTTCCGCAGTGCCACCGGCTGCATAGCCTCTTTCAGCAGCGTCGGCAAGCAGGAAAGACACTTCCGTAAAGTCCAGGATAGCATGCGGGAAAGTGGGCATTCTCTGGAGCTCCCCAGGTTGGGAATAAGCATTGTAGGAGTTGGTTGTCCCATAAGTTCCTCCAACATACATGCCATCGATTGGGTTCTGGAAGTAGAAGGGCAACCGGGGATCATTCAGGTCGTTCATGTAATCTACAATGGTATTGGCAGCGACAAAGTCGTTGCGGAGGCTCTGCACGATGTCTACCCAAACCGGGTTGGTGTGTGGCGTGGAGCTGGTGTAGTAAATCCTGAAGTCATCGTCGCTGGATTCCAAAACCCCGTCAAGAACGGCTTCTTCCACCATTTTCTTGGCGCCGCTGTCGTTCATGTCCGCCATGCGGATGGCCATGCGAAGCTTGAGCGAGTTGGCAAATTTCCTCCACTTGGCCACATCGCCGCCGTAGATGAGGTCAGAACTGCCCATGGCGCTGGCGCCGCTCAGGTTGCCGATAGCAGCATCGAGGCGGCTGGCCAGATCGGCGTACACCGCAGCATCGTCATCATAAGAGGGCGTAACGTCGTCTCCAAATGCCTGAGAATAGGGAATATCGCCAAAGATATCCACCAAGAGATGCCAGGAGAAAATCTCCAGGACTTCCGCCATGGCATTCTGGTTCCGCTTATTCTCCTCCAGGAATACTGCGCTTATCGGAGTCTTATCGACCAGGGTTTTCACCTCTTTAAGGTCGCGGATTACCGTTGCATACAGCTTATTCCAAGTCCGCCCGTTCACATTTCTTTCCACCAATTCGTAATTGGACTCGTCCGGATATTGGGTTTGGGCCCATTGCTGCGCCCACAGCCGGAAATTGTTGTCATTCACGTTGGTGCTGGCCATATAGTCCATCAATTCAACGGTAGCATTGGCGAAAAGCGTGCCAGCCTGTACTGTTTCCGGGTTCTTTGTGTCTACATTCAAATCCGTTAGGTCCTGACTGCAGGAAAACATCCCGAACAGCAGCAAGCTCAAAATATATATTTTTCTCATTGATCCGTTTTTTAGTTATAAAACACAAGAATAAAAGATGGCTGGGCATTTCTTATTATGCTGAGTTTCCCCAGCCTGGCGGAAATGCCCAGCGAGCATTAGAACCGGAGCCTTACGTTAAATCCGTACTCCTTAACGGCCGGATAAACACCGGACTGGTTCCCCTGAATATTTCCAGCGCTGAGGCCAGACTCGGGGTCAGAATAGGGAGAATTCTTATCGATGATCCACAGGTTCCTCCCGATCAAAGAAATATCCAATCCCTGGAAGGGGGTCTTTTTGATAAAGGAAGCAGGCAAGCTGTAGGTCAGAGACAATTCCCTCAGCTTCACGAAAGAAGCATCGTAAACGTGGTAAGCATTGGGAGCAGCTACCCATCCAATGGCAGACCGGTAGTCAGAGGCGTAGAAGGCCTCCGTATTGGGCGTGCCATCCGAGATGGGGTTGCCATCGGCATCCGTACCCGTTTGCACAACTGCGCCATCGATAAAGATACCACCGCCTTCTTCCGGCTTGTCGCGCACAGGCACGCCATTGCGGTTGAGGCCAGCAGTGATGTCATAAAGGCCGGTCCC
This genomic window contains:
- the secE gene encoding preprotein translocase subunit SecE; the encoded protein is MERLKLYIIESYNELVHKVTWPTMANLQSSTVVVLVASIILASIIFLMDVFSRSILDVIYNL
- the tuf gene encoding elongation factor Tu, which codes for MAKETFERTKPHLNVGTIGHVDHGKTTLTAAITYVLSIDGLAKSTSYDSIDAAPEEKERGITINTAHVEYETKNRHYAHVDCPGHADYVKNMVTGAAQMDGAILVVAATDGPMPQTREHILLARQVGVPKIVVYMNKVDLVDDPEMLELVEMEVRELLDQYEFDGDNASVIQGSALKALEGDAAAVKSIHDLMDAVDKDIPQPERLVDQPFLMPVEDVFSITGRGTVATGRIERGVIKTGEGVEIIGMMPEGEKPLKSVITGVEMFRKILDRGEAGDNAGLLLRGIDKDDIKRGQVICAPGSVTPHKHFKCEVYVLSKEEGGRHTPFFNGYRPQFYFRTTDVTGDVALPSGVEMVMPGDNVSLEVKLINTIAMEKGLRFAIREGGRTVGAGQVTEILD
- the raiA gene encoding ribosome-associated translation inhibitor RaiA; translated protein: MRVHTESVQFKADQKLIEYIEKRLNKMDQFFDRIIEARVTLKLENSGQIRDKIAEVRLSVPGEQLIAKEASKTFEASVDGATSALKRQLIKYKERLRKD
- a CDS encoding tyrosine-type recombinase/integrase; amino-acid sequence: MREKSFLQYLQYEKRFSPHTITAYRKDLEQFLEFIKEELGLASVMEVGHSHVRSWMVHLMAGGRSARTANRKLSTLKAYFRFLIRRGFLQADPTAKASAPKVGKRLPGNLKKSELGQLFQQVTFEDGYSGSRDRMILELLYATGMRRSEAIALELKDIDFHNLQIRILGKGSKERLVPVSKALADNVKAYLADREEAFPGPDHTRFFLTDKGKPLYPKFMYNVVHKYLSLVTSNDKRGPHALRHSFATHLSENGADLNAIKALLGHSSLASTQVYTHNSIERLKQVYHKAHPKAGQDND
- a CDS encoding 30S ribosomal protein S21; amino-acid sequence: MIIVDVSENESIERALKKYKLKYNRAGVMRELRDRKQYNKPSVRRRNEKLKAVYRQKKQVEMG
- a CDS encoding energy transducer TonB yields the protein MSKEKKDKNFIKKPIYEGGPRALKAFIGKNLRYPKEALKEKIEGTVALKYSIDYKGNVVDAKVISGLGHGCDEEAVRLARMLKFEVPRTRGMKVLFHKDIKIHFRLPKQKPQPAKKAPAPTVQYSYTEKKKGKPDEAPPNKEEGGYSYTVTF
- a CDS encoding SusD/RagB family nutrient-binding outer membrane lipoprotein; translation: MRKIYILSLLLFGMFSCSQDLTDLNVDTKNPETVQAGTLFANATVELMDYMASTNVNDNNFRLWAQQWAQTQYPDESNYELVERNVNGRTWNKLYATVIRDLKEVKTLVDKTPISAVFLEENKRNQNAMAEVLEIFSWHLLVDIFGDIPYSQAFGDDVTPSYDDDAAVYADLASRLDAAIGNLSGASAMGSSDLIYGGDVAKWRKFANSLKLRMAIRMADMNDSGAKKMVEEAVLDGVLESSDDDFRIYYTSSTPHTNPVWVDIVQSLRNDFVAANTIVDYMNDLNDPRLPFYFQNPIDGMYVGGTYGTTNSYNAYSQPGELQRMPTFPHAILDFTEVSFLLADAAERGYAAGGTAEAFYNQGIMNSILEWGGTEAEANDYLAQASVAYATAAGGWKQKIALQKWLAMYNRGFEAWTTWRVYDAPTLNIAQDVGTLPPTRFTYPVTEFSLNGESVEAAAAAIGGDDLTTKVFWDMN